In Mytilus edulis chromosome 6, xbMytEdul2.2, whole genome shotgun sequence, the following proteins share a genomic window:
- the LOC139526355 gene encoding uncharacterized protein, with the protein MELISLVRKKKSKEAIELIKGGSDLEYVDENGCTCLHYASSAEGLSEIIVAAAQHGVDIEQRDEKGQSPLDIAVAKKDTAVVELLCSLGSSVTIDDWAVGGVDVDILNKEDQNIMKILINYLEREAENNYGNNAFGVCYVNPGEDISIFTDITLNTDNISTNFFLYCSKIIPEYTDVSLHLGLEDRIFSDVYEIKTWGDTPKYLELDISVLGFVDENQLVVIMPLDGSVEGNITGQSVTDGEHAEEYTEFEIKIDLTRMKTATFVVLSQLRHEEFDVTQKAVKIIPQSESSAEINIPEGAFKTPGKLMLNVAETNDWNSEETVLFTNVLDLTMQNKTQPVKPVNVKLPLHSLTVVVDDLIIIASHKDIPETEKDWEICPTNIKIEGNMISFSAAHFTWFAVGSKKNFQNSAESATLAVLQYRPTEIFAGLKKETDNKLTLIVEIALKHFGKRRRKYWRQKGFRLQTIEYRDSVVQDGETLKISLEGNFQIDTIRSSNEHIIFNNNKKGKGKGNYRTFYIVSDHQEPPIGDVVVGRTTKKIVEQTVIDKLENKHKHGIWSVLCNNVVKVATSTKVAIKNGTEELVRLPIDGQLFDENQDVRVNIDDSHCTIPVLRKSSLFRLGQQLSEDECYKLGVKLNISDEKLSNIDSKLDFKTAMFEIWRPPRPNETLVFNLVIALKKIRMGNEADAVQKAFVDNVEFNPDC; encoded by the exons ATGGAACTGATATCACTGGTAAGGAAGAAAAAATCCAAAGAGGCAATAGAACTAATCAAAGGAGGATCTGATTTAGAGTATGTGGACGAG AATGGATGTACCTGTCTGCATTATGCAAGTTCTGCTGAAGGATTGTCAGAAATCATTGTCGCAGCAGCACAGCATGGAGTTGACATTGAACAAAGAGATGAG AAAGGACAAAGTCCTTTAGACATAGCGGTTGCAAAGAAAGACACTGCAGTTGTAGAGTTACTGTGCAGTTTAGGATCATCAGTAACTATTGATGACTGGGCAGTTGGAGGTGTTGATGTCGATATCCTTAACAAAGAAGATCAGAACATCATGAAAATATTAATCAACTACCTAGAACGAGAAGCCGAGAATAATTATGG gaACAATGCTTTTGGAGTCTGCTACGTGAATCCTGGTGaagatatttcaatatttacagACATAACACTCAATACGGACAATATAAGCACCAACTTTTTCTTATATTGTTCTAAAATTATCCCAGAATACACTGATGTCTCACTACATCTTGGTTTGGAAGACCGAATTTTTAGCGATGTTTACGAAATTAAAACATGGGGTGACACTCCAAAATATTTGGAGTTGGACATCTCTGTACTAGGGTTTGTTGACGAAAATCAGTTAGTTGTAATTATGCCGTTAGATGGTTCCGTAGAAGGCAATATTACAGGCCAGTCAGTTACAGATGGAGAGCACGCAGAGGAG TATACggaatttgaaatcaaaatagacTTAACAAGAATGAAGACAGCCACATTCGTCGTATTATCACAGCTTCGGCATGAAGAGTTTGACGTTACGCAAAAAGCAGTCAAAATTATTCCCCAATCAGAAAGTAGTGCAGAAATCAACATACCCGAGGGAGCATTTAAGACACCAGGAAAATTAATGCTTAAT GTAGCTGAGACGAATGATTGGAACAGTGAGGAAACGGTCTTATTCACCAATGTCTTAGATTTAACAATGCAGAATAAAACCCAACCTGTCAAACCTGTAAATGTGAAACTTCCTCTGCATTCACTGACTGTAGTTGTCGATGACCTGATAATAATAGCCTCACATAAAGATATTCCAGAAACAGAAAAAGATTGGGAAATTTGtccaacaaatataaaaattgaaGGGAATATGATATCATTCAGTGCAGCACATTTTACATG GTTTGCTGTTGGATCAAAGAAAAATTTCCAGAACAGTGCAGAATCCGCAACGTTGGCTGTTCTCCAATACAGACCGACAGAGATATTTGCAGGTCTGAAGAAGGAGACAGATAATAAATTGACCTTAATAGTTGAAATAGCATTGAAACATTTTGGGAAAAGGAGAAGGAAATATTGGAGACAAAAGGGGTTTAGACTGCAGACAATAGAATACAGAGACAGTGTAGTTCAAGATGGGGAAACGCTAAAG ATTTCTTTAGAAGGAAATTTTCAGATAGACACAATAAGAAGTTCAAACGAACACATCATATTCAACAATAACAAGAAAGGGAAAGGGAAAGGGAACTATCGTACGTTTTATATTGTTTCTGACCACCAAGAACCACCTATAGGTGACGTCGTTGTAGGCAGGACTACGAAGAAAATAGTTGAACAAACTGTTATTGataaattagaaaacaaacacaaacatggAATATGGTCGGTCTTATGTAACAACGTGGTTAAAGTAGCAACATCTACAAAAGTAGCAATCAAAAATGGTACTGAAGAACTGGTCAGATTACCAATCGATGGACAACTATttg ATGAAAACCAAGATGTGCGTGTAAATATAGATGATTCACATT GTACAATTCCTGTCCTTCGAAAATCATCATTATTTCGACTCGGACAACAACTCAGTGAAGATGAATGTTATAAACTTGGAGTCAAATTGAATATCTCCGATGAGAAACTGTCGAACATAGATTCCAAATTGGATTTTAAAACCGCTATGTTCGAAATATGGCGACCTCCAAGGCCTAATGAGACTTTAGTGTTTAATTTGGTTATAGCACTTAAAAAGATACGCATGGGAAATGAAGCCGATGCCGTACAAAAAGCTTTTGTTGACAATGTAGAATTCAACCCtgattgttaa